The Erythrobacter sp. Alg231-14 genome has a segment encoding these proteins:
- a CDS encoding MAPEG family protein: MQAQMLAPAAVLVVWTLIVLFWIVPVRFGAIAKADKSNFSGKQGGRGQDLEGVIPDKANWPSHNHTHLHEQPTLFYAVVAILAIVGPGAIDVMIAWVYVGLRIVHSLWQILVNKLPLRFALFLLSTFALIALAVRAVMATVFADPSVVS, encoded by the coding sequence ATGCAAGCACAAATGCTCGCGCCGGCCGCCGTTCTGGTGGTTTGGACGCTCATCGTTCTATTCTGGATCGTACCGGTTCGCTTTGGCGCCATCGCCAAAGCAGACAAATCCAATTTTAGCGGAAAACAGGGCGGACGCGGCCAAGACCTAGAAGGGGTGATCCCGGATAAGGCCAATTGGCCATCCCACAATCACACGCACCTGCACGAACAACCGACATTGTTCTATGCGGTCGTGGCGATTTTGGCGATTGTCGGGCCGGGTGCGATCGATGTGATGATCGCTTGGGTCTATGTTGGGCTGCGCATTGTGCATTCCCTGTGGCAGATTTTGGTCAACAAGCTGCCGCTGCGTTTTGCGCTGTTCTTGCTCAGTACATTCGCGCTGATTGCGTTGGCGGTTCGGGCCGTAATGGCGACCGTGTTCGCCGATCCCAGCGTCGTTTCTTAA
- a CDS encoding response regulator, with the protein MAYILIADDDELIAELASQVLIDAGHACGWVTTGEEAWDLLAKRRPDVLLLDQDMPGMTGVTLLRKLRGSPEFYDLPVVMFTAMSGVEDEAQAIYAGAQDFVRKPFDPRGLTSRINRVLSKRKDQPQHTDLKTYLARNSGMVTDPEPALRRFI; encoded by the coding sequence ATGGCGTACATTCTCATTGCTGATGACGATGAATTGATCGCAGAATTGGCATCTCAGGTTTTGATTGATGCTGGCCATGCTTGCGGCTGGGTCACTACCGGCGAGGAAGCATGGGATCTGCTCGCCAAACGGCGCCCTGATGTCCTTTTGCTGGATCAGGACATGCCCGGCATGACCGGCGTGACGTTGCTGCGCAAGCTGCGGGGATCGCCGGAATTCTATGATCTGCCCGTGGTCATGTTCACCGCGATGAGCGGGGTCGAAGACGAAGCGCAAGCAATCTATGCCGGTGCTCAAGATTTTGTGCGCAAACCATTTGATCCGCGCGGTTTGACAAGCCGTATCAATCGCGTCCTATCGAAACGCAAAGATCAACCACAACACACCGATCTAAAAACATACCTGGCCAGAAATTCGGGCATGGTCACGGATCCAGAGCCCGCATTGCGGCGGTTTATCTGA
- a CDS encoding pyridoxal-phosphate dependent enzyme: protein MTDLRTPTRQGVIAAAKSIAAILPPTPLLPVEIDGVTVHVKAENLQPVGAFKIRGGWWRLSNLNEADRAAGVVAVSSGNHAQGVAWAARRLGINATIVMPRDAPQVKLDNTRALGAEIILYDRPGEDRDAVAAKLITESGAALVHAFGDPWVIEGQGSAGIEAVAQLGREPSRILACCGGGGLAAGLSLACPNAAIHAVEPVGWDMVGQALATGDIVNAGDDAPATICDALQPTATKPINLGILSGRAEPGIAVCDDEVRHAQRWAFANLRLVIEPGGAAALAAALAGKAPLDDSTVIMVTGGNADPAAFAKTIGG from the coding sequence ATGACTGACCTTCGCACCCCGACCCGACAAGGCGTGATCGCCGCTGCAAAGAGCATCGCCGCGATCCTACCGCCGACACCGCTGCTGCCGGTGGAGATTGACGGTGTGACGGTCCATGTGAAGGCGGAAAACCTGCAACCGGTTGGCGCGTTCAAGATCAGAGGCGGATGGTGGCGTCTTTCCAACCTAAACGAGGCGGATCGCGCGGCCGGCGTGGTCGCGGTGTCTTCGGGCAACCATGCCCAAGGCGTGGCGTGGGCGGCGCGGCGATTGGGGATCAACGCAACCATCGTGATGCCACGCGATGCACCGCAGGTGAAATTGGACAACACGCGCGCATTGGGTGCCGAGATCATTCTCTATGACCGCCCCGGCGAAGACCGCGACGCGGTGGCGGCCAAATTGATCACGGAAAGCGGCGCAGCTTTGGTTCATGCATTTGGCGATCCATGGGTGATCGAAGGGCAAGGCAGCGCAGGAATCGAGGCGGTTGCCCAGCTTGGTCGAGAGCCGTCGCGTATCCTTGCATGTTGTGGCGGTGGCGGATTGGCGGCGGGCCTATCGCTGGCATGTCCGAATGCCGCGATCCATGCGGTTGAACCGGTCGGATGGGACATGGTCGGCCAAGCATTGGCCACAGGCGACATCGTCAATGCGGGCGATGATGCGCCCGCGACGATCTGCGATGCGTTGCAGCCCACCGCAACCAAACCAATCAACCTCGGCATCCTTTCTGGCCGCGCAGAACCCGGCATTGCGGTCTGCGACGACGAAGTGCGCCATGCGCAAAGATGGGCCTTTGCCAACCTCAGATTGGTGATCGAACCGGGCGGTGCGGCCGCTTTGGCGGCGGCGTTGGCGGGCAAAGCGCCGTTGGACGACAGCACCGTCATCATGGTCACGGGCGGCAATGCCGACCCTGCTGCGTTTGCAAAGACCATCGGCGGATAG
- a CDS encoding proprotein convertase P-domain-containing protein, which translates to MRFETIIQSGATLLSAAIKLLIAGLCMAFAQPALAQSTFSYTVTDDGAIDGTTTCAGPANPLVRNFSVADSFTVGDVNLGFFATHTWRGDIQVTLISPEGTEVVLVVGETGSTNGDNLNVLLDDAAATVVNATNITSAHSATEPLPYENTRRPNNPLSAFNGEASLGTWRLEACDLLSGFDDGLFSRADLFLTSQPSDFADLSLTKILIGSPPIQGGNATWRLTVVNASDSSVSADNVLVEDTLPAGFTFSNSSGDGAFNPANGEWDVGTLDPGDSAILTITGTISSSAGTTITNSAEIIASSVFDPDSTPNNGSTTEDDFATSALTVQSGRAPGQPPLLSCPAGATLFDWDTIDEWVSGSTDNSYDFGTLGQIRFELDNDGVFLDAANFGGQSPNTSPVFSGGLPTTEAALNMLANQGSPLGEVEIEITLPRSLTGVQFTIFDVDFASGQFADRVEVVGNNGGANFDAVLTNGNVNFIQGGNVAIGDGASGSDQALGNVVVTFTQAVETIIIRYGNHTTAPNDPGQQAIGIHDITVCNPFTTLDVTKVSSIIFDPVNGAAVPGGVSPKAIPGAMVQYVITVTNTGSEATDADSVVVWDDGPSDAKMCLLGRSGGPVIFGDPGNNSGLNYDYGGTGSVTLDLALDTDDLEFSEDDGSDNFEYTPIADDDGCDTEITDFRVRPGGAFDAGRSFTITVRYQID; encoded by the coding sequence ATGCGTTTCGAGACCATAATCCAAAGCGGTGCAACGCTTCTGTCTGCGGCAATCAAATTGCTGATTGCAGGCCTGTGCATGGCGTTTGCTCAACCGGCCCTCGCGCAATCGACTTTTTCCTACACGGTTACGGATGACGGCGCGATTGACGGTACGACCACTTGCGCTGGACCGGCCAACCCGTTGGTTCGCAACTTTTCCGTGGCGGACAGTTTCACTGTTGGCGATGTCAATTTGGGGTTCTTTGCAACGCATACGTGGCGCGGCGACATCCAAGTCACCCTGATTTCGCCAGAGGGCACAGAAGTCGTGCTTGTCGTCGGAGAAACAGGCAGCACCAATGGCGACAATTTGAACGTCTTGTTGGACGATGCCGCTGCCACTGTTGTTAACGCAACGAACATCACCAGTGCGCATTCGGCGACCGAACCGTTGCCGTATGAAAACACCCGGCGTCCCAACAATCCTTTGTCGGCATTCAACGGCGAAGCCAGCCTTGGCACGTGGCGGTTGGAAGCGTGTGACCTTTTGTCGGGTTTTGACGATGGTCTGTTCAGCAGGGCGGACCTGTTCCTGACGTCCCAACCGTCCGATTTCGCGGATTTGTCTTTGACAAAAATCCTGATCGGATCGCCTCCTATCCAAGGCGGAAACGCAACGTGGCGTTTGACGGTGGTGAACGCATCGGATTCGTCAGTATCGGCCGACAATGTTTTGGTCGAAGACACGCTTCCGGCCGGTTTCACATTCAGCAATTCCAGCGGTGATGGGGCGTTCAACCCGGCCAATGGCGAATGGGACGTCGGCACGCTTGATCCGGGCGACAGTGCGATATTGACGATCACCGGCACAATTAGTTCATCGGCTGGCACTACGATTACCAACTCAGCCGAAATCATTGCCAGCAGTGTTTTCGATCCTGATTCTACACCTAATAACGGCAGCACAACCGAAGACGATTTCGCGACTTCTGCATTGACCGTGCAAAGCGGGCGCGCGCCCGGTCAACCACCGCTGCTATCGTGCCCTGCGGGGGCTACCTTGTTTGATTGGGATACCATTGACGAGTGGGTCTCGGGCTCAACCGACAACAGCTATGATTTCGGCACTCTTGGCCAAATCCGTTTCGAACTCGACAATGATGGCGTCTTCTTGGACGCTGCCAATTTTGGCGGTCAATCGCCAAATACATCGCCGGTTTTCTCTGGCGGTTTGCCTACTACCGAGGCCGCGCTCAACATGCTTGCCAACCAAGGTAGCCCGTTGGGAGAGGTGGAGATCGAGATTACGCTGCCGCGTTCTTTGACCGGTGTTCAATTCACGATCTTTGATGTCGATTTCGCCTCAGGTCAGTTTGCCGATCGGGTCGAGGTGGTTGGCAACAATGGCGGGGCGAATTTTGACGCGGTCCTGACCAACGGCAACGTAAACTTTATCCAAGGCGGCAACGTCGCGATTGGTGATGGCGCATCCGGTTCCGATCAAGCGTTGGGCAATGTCGTTGTAACATTCACGCAAGCGGTCGAAACGATCATCATTCGGTATGGCAACCACACGACCGCACCGAACGATCCCGGTCAACAGGCGATCGGCATTCACGACATCACCGTTTGCAACCCGTTCACAACGTTGGATGTGACAAAGGTAAGTTCGATCATCTTTGACCCGGTCAATGGCGCGGCCGTACCCGGGGGTGTTTCGCCCAAAGCGATACCAGGCGCGATGGTCCAATATGTGATTACCGTCACAAACACCGGAAGCGAAGCGACCGACGCAGATAGCGTGGTTGTCTGGGATGATGGCCCTTCGGACGCAAAAATGTGTCTATTAGGCCGCAGCGGCGGGCCGGTTATCTTTGGTGATCCGGGCAACAATTCTGGTCTGAATTATGATTATGGCGGCACGGGCAGCGTGACCCTTGATCTCGCCCTCGACACCGATGACTTGGAATTTTCGGAAGATGACGGAAGCGACAATTTTGAATACACGCCAATCGCAGATGACGATGGCTGCGATACCGAAATCACCGATTTTCGTGTTCGTCCCGGCGGCGCGTTCGATGCAGGCAGAAGTTTCACAATCACGGTGAGATACCAAATCGATTGA
- the otsB gene encoding trehalose-phosphatase, whose product MQSRIDLGVPPPLTSLLESERVTLFLDFDGTLVELAPAPDAIKPIADLAQRLNNLTRRLGGRLAVISGRSIDDIIGHIGPIDAAMAGSHGSDIRDAKGDALVDASGDGAITLPPVIETALRDYAKNTGVRYEHKPHGGALHYRNDPSAGPSVQAFAEKLAAKHGWMVQSGKCVAELVAKGASKGGAVAALMATAPFAGTVPFFIGDDLTDEAGFRACRAMGGAGILVGSRDETDAEFSLNDVAAVHAWLEL is encoded by the coding sequence ATGCAATCACGCATTGATCTTGGCGTTCCGCCGCCGCTGACATCGCTTTTGGAAAGCGAACGCGTGACGCTTTTCCTAGATTTTGATGGGACGCTTGTTGAATTGGCGCCCGCGCCAGATGCGATCAAACCGATCGCGGATTTGGCGCAACGATTGAACAATCTGACACGGCGGTTGGGCGGTCGATTGGCTGTAATAAGCGGCCGATCCATTGACGATATCATTGGTCATATTGGCCCGATTGATGCGGCGATGGCTGGATCCCATGGGTCCGATATTCGCGACGCCAAGGGCGATGCCTTGGTCGATGCATCGGGCGATGGCGCGATCACCCTGCCGCCGGTCATTGAAACCGCTTTGCGCGATTATGCGAAGAATACGGGCGTGCGTTACGAACACAAACCCCATGGCGGAGCCTTGCATTACCGCAATGATCCCAGTGCTGGACCCAGTGTACAGGCCTTTGCCGAAAAGCTGGCGGCCAAACATGGTTGGATGGTGCAAAGCGGCAAATGCGTGGCCGAATTGGTGGCAAAGGGCGCGAGCAAGGGCGGGGCCGTCGCGGCTCTCATGGCTACCGCGCCTTTTGCCGGGACGGTCCCTTTCTTTATCGGCGATGATCTAACCGACGAAGCCGGGTTTCGCGCATGTCGGGCCATGGGCGGCGCTGGCATTTTGGTCGGCAGTCGTGATGAAACCGACGCCGAATTTTCACTTAACGATGTCGCCGCAGTGCACGCATGGCTGGAGCTATAG
- a CDS encoding tyrosine-protein phosphatase: MVAMIRSSEQPPFLSAQGIHNLRDYGGYSAADGGRVRTGFLYRSGHHAEASHDDLDLMAQIDLKHVIDMRGDSERARHTCQRAGNFDGEVIFFAGETAGLAPHLEAAQGSVDATSAFDAMVGLYGALPDREGLTWVLQRYFAALSKGAGASLVHCAAGKDRTGMAVDLLHHAMGVHPDDAMADYLLTNASPRNEERIAHGMELMGDKYGGIDEATVRVLMGVDAAFLNAARQSIQTRFGSTDAYLERALGVDATMRDALKEQLLDG, encoded by the coding sequence ATGGTGGCTATGATTCGATCCTCAGAACAGCCGCCATTTTTGTCCGCCCAAGGCATTCACAATCTGCGTGATTACGGCGGCTATTCTGCTGCGGATGGTGGACGGGTGAGAACCGGTTTTCTCTATCGATCCGGACATCATGCCGAAGCGAGCCATGATGATCTGGATTTGATGGCGCAGATTGATCTGAAACATGTGATCGATATGCGCGGCGATAGCGAACGCGCGCGCCATACATGTCAACGGGCGGGCAATTTTGATGGTGAAGTGATCTTCTTTGCCGGCGAAACCGCTGGCCTAGCCCCGCATCTTGAGGCCGCACAAGGCAGCGTTGATGCAACGTCGGCCTTTGATGCCATGGTCGGTTTGTACGGTGCCTTGCCCGATAGAGAAGGGCTGACTTGGGTTTTGCAGCGTTACTTTGCCGCTTTGTCAAAGGGCGCAGGGGCCAGCTTGGTCCATTGCGCAGCGGGCAAAGACCGCACCGGCATGGCGGTTGATTTGCTGCATCACGCGATGGGCGTCCATCCGGATGATGCGATGGCGGATTATTTGTTGACCAACGCGTCACCGCGCAACGAAGAACGCATTGCTCATGGCATGGAATTGATGGGCGACAAATACGGCGGAATTGACGAGGCCACCGTTCGGGTTTTGATGGGCGTTGATGCTGCGTTTTTGAATGCGGCGCGGCAATCTATCCAAACACGGTTTGGATCAACCGACGCCTATCTTGAACGCGCTTTGGGTGTGGATGCGACTATGCGCGATGCGTTGAAAGAACAGCTTTTGGATGGATAA
- a CDS encoding trehalose-6-phosphate synthase produces the protein MSRLVVISNRVAVPKARGVAGAQGGLAGALNAALKDRGGVWFGWSGQESDDRTGNMDLQRNDGVTTATVDLSTRDVGEYYNGYANSTLWPLFHYRIDLARFEQKTGEGYERVNDRFATSVMPLIEEDDLVWVHDYHLIPLGERLRARGVENRIGFFLHTPWPPTRLLTSLPFHERLVRTMLAYDVVGFQTEEWLSSFVHYCENELGAEIDHDSGRITFEGRTVTARAYPIGIDWDHFSQQGETEEAKTAEDRFLASIRGRTCMIGVDRLDYSKGLPERIDGIGRFFDENSERTRDLVFVQIAPPSREDVESYQHIRETLEQKTGQINGARSEVDIVPIRYVNRGYSHAELFGFFRASKIGVVTPLRDGMNLVAKEYVAAQDPDDPGVLILSEFAGAAHQLGCDGQGAVLVNPHSPDGMASAIKKALDMPLDERKARYQRMIGTVRDDNVQNWTTRFCEDLAAG, from the coding sequence ATAAGCCGTCTAGTAGTCATATCGAACCGGGTTGCCGTGCCAAAAGCGCGCGGCGTTGCTGGCGCTCAAGGCGGGTTGGCCGGCGCGTTGAACGCCGCGTTGAAAGATCGCGGCGGGGTGTGGTTCGGTTGGTCCGGTCAAGAAAGCGATGATCGAACAGGCAATATGGACCTGCAACGCAACGACGGCGTGACCACCGCAACCGTCGATTTATCAACCCGCGATGTGGGCGAATATTACAACGGTTACGCCAATTCGACGCTTTGGCCTTTGTTCCATTACCGCATCGATTTGGCGCGTTTCGAACAAAAGACCGGCGAGGGGTACGAACGGGTCAATGACCGCTTCGCAACCAGCGTGATGCCCTTGATTGAGGAAGATGACCTCGTCTGGGTCCATGATTACCACCTTATACCATTGGGAGAGCGATTGCGTGCACGCGGTGTCGAGAACCGGATCGGGTTCTTCCTTCACACACCGTGGCCACCCACGCGATTGCTGACCTCGCTGCCGTTTCATGAACGGTTGGTGCGCACGATGCTTGCCTACGATGTGGTAGGTTTTCAGACCGAAGAATGGTTGTCTAGCTTCGTCCATTATTGCGAAAATGAACTGGGCGCCGAAATCGATCACGATAGCGGGCGGATCACATTTGAAGGGCGGACCGTTACCGCGCGCGCCTATCCCATTGGGATCGATTGGGATCATTTTTCACAGCAAGGCGAAACAGAGGAAGCGAAAACCGCCGAAGATCGCTTTTTGGCTTCCATCCGTGGGCGCACCTGTATGATTGGGGTAGACCGGCTCGATTATTCCAAAGGATTGCCCGAACGAATCGATGGAATTGGCCGCTTTTTCGATGAGAATTCCGAACGGACCCGCGATCTGGTCTTTGTCCAGATTGCTCCGCCCAGCCGCGAAGATGTGGAAAGCTACCAGCACATTCGTGAAACGCTGGAACAGAAAACCGGACAGATCAACGGCGCGCGCAGCGAAGTCGATATCGTGCCGATCCGCTATGTGAACCGTGGATACAGCCATGCCGAATTGTTCGGATTTTTCCGAGCGTCAAAGATTGGCGTGGTTACGCCGTTGCGCGACGGGATGAACCTGGTCGCAAAAGAATATGTGGCCGCGCAAGATCCCGATGATCCGGGCGTTTTGATCCTGTCGGAATTTGCTGGGGCAGCGCACCAATTGGGGTGCGATGGGCAGGGGGCCGTTTTGGTCAATCCTCACAGCCCAGATGGCATGGCCAGCGCGATTAAAAAGGCGTTGGATATGCCGCTGGATGAACGCAAGGCGCGGTACCAACGCATGATCGGGACCGTGCGCGATGACAACGTCCAAAATTGGACAACGCGGTTCTGCGAAGATCTGGCCGCCGGTTGA
- a CDS encoding MAPEG family protein, which yields MIGMDILQPAVALMIWTMIIWLWMYASRIPAMQKAQISADDARATGVLDQRLPQEVQWKAHNYNHLHEAPTLFYAVAITLAILGQGDGMNAFLAWIYTGLRVVHSIVQVTANKVMVRFVLFALSSLVLIALIVKAALIVFA from the coding sequence ATGATCGGAATGGACATTCTGCAACCCGCCGTCGCGTTGATGATCTGGACTATGATCATCTGGCTATGGATGTACGCATCGCGCATCCCTGCGATGCAAAAGGCACAAATCTCTGCGGATGATGCGCGCGCCACGGGTGTGCTTGATCAAAGGCTTCCCCAAGAAGTCCAATGGAAAGCGCACAATTACAATCACCTGCACGAAGCGCCGACATTGTTCTATGCGGTGGCCATTACATTGGCGATCCTGGGACAGGGCGATGGCATGAACGCGTTCCTGGCGTGGATCTACACCGGTTTGCGCGTGGTCCATTCCATCGTTCAAGTCACCGCAAACAAAGTGATGGTTCGCTTTGTTTTGTTCGCACTGTCGAGCCTCGTGCTGATCGCGTTGATCGTGAAAGCCGCGTTGATCGTCTTTGCCTAA
- the trxB gene encoding thioredoxin-disulfide reductase: MATHHTKMLIIGSGPAGYSAAIYAARAMLEPIVVQGLQPGGQLTITTDVENYPGYRDVVQGPWLMEEMQAQAEHVGTRMMWDTIVSVDLENGAPFKAIGDSGDEYIGETVVICTGAQAKWLGVPGEQELGGKGVSACATCDGFFFRGKKVAVIGGGNTAVEEALYLTNHSDDVTLIHRRDELRSEKILEERLMKNPKISVLWNKTVESFEAGEDGALGHLNLKDTQTGEASTLATDGAFVAIGHAPATELFKGKLPMDGGGYLDTEPGTPKTVIPGVFAAGDVTDHTYRQAVTAAGMGCMAALDGERYLAALEDAQEAAEAAE; the protein is encoded by the coding sequence ATGGCCACTCATCACACAAAGATGCTCATCATCGGCTCCGGTCCTGCCGGATACAGCGCCGCCATCTACGCTGCGCGCGCGATGCTTGAACCAATTGTGGTTCAGGGTCTTCAACCCGGCGGTCAATTGACGATCACGACAGATGTCGAGAACTATCCCGGCTATCGCGATGTGGTGCAGGGACCGTGGTTGATGGAAGAAATGCAGGCTCAGGCCGAACACGTTGGCACGCGGATGATGTGGGACACGATTGTCTCTGTCGATTTGGAGAACGGGGCACCGTTCAAAGCAATCGGCGACAGCGGCGACGAATATATCGGCGAAACTGTGGTGATCTGCACCGGCGCTCAGGCGAAATGGCTGGGCGTTCCGGGCGAACAAGAACTGGGCGGCAAAGGCGTGTCGGCATGCGCGACGTGCGATGGGTTCTTTTTCCGCGGCAAGAAAGTCGCGGTCATCGGTGGTGGCAACACTGCGGTGGAAGAAGCCCTCTACCTCACCAACCATTCTGACGATGTAACCTTGATCCATCGCCGTGACGAATTGAGATCAGAGAAAATCCTCGAAGAACGATTGATGAAAAACCCCAAGATTTCGGTCTTGTGGAACAAGACTGTCGAAAGCTTCGAGGCGGGCGAGGATGGCGCTTTGGGCCATTTGAACTTGAAGGATACACAGACCGGAGAGGCATCGACATTGGCCACGGACGGCGCGTTTGTTGCCATTGGCCATGCGCCCGCAACGGAGCTGTTTAAGGGTAAGCTGCCGATGGATGGCGGAGGATATCTGGATACGGAGCCCGGCACCCCGAAAACCGTCATTCCCGGCGTATTCGCCGCAGGTGACGTAACCGACCACACATACCGTCAAGCGGTTACCGCGGCGGGCATGGGATGCATGGCGGCGCTTGATGGAGAGCGGTATTTGGCCGCACTCGAAGACGCACAAGAAGCGGCAGAAGCGGCGGAATAA
- a CDS encoding glycoside hydrolase family 15 protein, whose protein sequence is MAHTPNLELWPIGNCQVSGLIDQTGALVWGCVPRVDGDPVFSALLNGDQRDAGIWRFELEGQISASQEYIRNTPNLVTTLTAKDGSAVEILDFCPRFERSGRMYRPVSYVRIVRPISGNPRIRVILKPTKNYGAGLADTTAGTNHIRYLLGAQALRLSTDAPVGYIVEGRTFRVEADTHFFLGPDEPFVGNLREQARSMEQSTRKYWQGWVRGLSIPLEWQEEVIRCAITLKLCQHEETGAIVAALTTSIPEAAHSERNWDYRYCWIRDSYYTIQALNRLGALDVMEKYLGYLRNIVDGARGGQIQPLYSVMGESELDETTASYLAGYRGMGPVRRGNAAYKQIQHDAYGQIVLPSAQGFFDKRLLRPADERDFENLEQVGKMAWAMHDQPDAGLWEFRTRQEVHTYSAVMSWAACDRLANVAEHIGKDDRAKIWRERAEAIAATIDAKAWKEGENGTGHYGASFESDYLDASLLQMVELRFLSPDNERFKQTFAAVEEHLRRGDHMLRYAAEDDFGAPETAFNVCTFWLIEALHLAGRDEEARTLFDTMLSHTTGSGLLSEDLDYETGELWGNFPQTYSLVGVINCAGLLSKPWSEVR, encoded by the coding sequence TTGGCACACACACCAAATCTTGAATTGTGGCCCATTGGCAATTGCCAAGTGTCGGGATTGATCGACCAAACCGGCGCGCTCGTTTGGGGATGTGTTCCGCGGGTTGATGGCGACCCGGTGTTTTCAGCCTTGTTGAATGGCGATCAACGCGATGCGGGCATCTGGCGGTTTGAGTTGGAAGGTCAGATCAGCGCAAGCCAAGAGTACATCCGAAACACGCCAAACCTTGTCACCACATTGACGGCCAAGGACGGCAGCGCGGTCGAAATCCTCGATTTTTGCCCTCGATTTGAGCGGTCCGGCCGGATGTACCGCCCCGTTTCCTATGTCCGCATTGTGCGCCCCATTAGCGGCAATCCCCGCATCCGCGTTATCCTAAAACCGACCAAAAATTACGGCGCTGGATTGGCCGATACGACGGCGGGGACAAATCACATCCGTTACCTTTTGGGCGCGCAAGCCCTGCGTCTTTCCACCGATGCGCCGGTCGGATACATCGTCGAAGGACGCACATTCCGCGTAGAGGCGGACACGCACTTTTTCCTCGGCCCGGATGAACCCTTTGTCGGCAATCTTCGCGAACAGGCCCGTTCGATGGAACAATCCACGCGCAAGTATTGGCAAGGGTGGGTTCGCGGCCTGAGCATTCCGTTGGAATGGCAGGAAGAAGTTATCCGCTGCGCCATCACCCTCAAATTGTGTCAGCATGAAGAGACTGGCGCCATTGTTGCCGCGTTGACCACATCCATTCCCGAAGCCGCCCATTCGGAACGCAATTGGGATTACCGATATTGTTGGATTCGCGATTCCTATTACACAATTCAGGCCCTAAACCGATTGGGTGCGCTCGATGTGATGGAGAAGTATCTCGGCTATCTGCGCAACATCGTTGACGGCGCGCGCGGTGGTCAGATTCAACCGCTCTACTCAGTCATGGGCGAAAGCGAGCTCGACGAAACCACCGCCAGCTATCTTGCCGGATATCGCGGCATGGGCCCCGTTCGCCGGGGGAACGCAGCCTACAAACAAATTCAGCACGACGCATACGGTCAAATAGTCTTGCCCAGCGCGCAGGGTTTCTTTGACAAGCGTTTGTTGAGGCCGGCGGATGAACGCGATTTTGAAAACCTTGAACAGGTCGGCAAAATGGCATGGGCGATGCACGACCAACCCGACGCTGGATTGTGGGAGTTTCGCACCCGCCAAGAGGTTCACACCTATTCGGCCGTCATGAGCTGGGCCGCATGCGATCGTTTGGCGAACGTCGCGGAGCATATTGGCAAAGACGACCGGGCCAAAATCTGGCGAGAGCGGGCAGAGGCAATCGCAGCAACCATCGATGCAAAAGCTTGGAAAGAGGGCGAGAACGGTACCGGCCATTACGGCGCCAGTTTCGAAAGTGACTATCTTGATGCCAGCTTGTTGCAGATGGTCGAATTGCGTTTCCTTTCCCCGGACAATGAACGGTTCAAACAGACATTTGCCGCGGTCGAAGAGCATCTGCGACGCGGCGATCATATGCTGCGTTACGCGGCCGAAGACGATTTTGGTGCGCCAGAAACCGCGTTCAACGTGTGCACATTCTGGCTGATAGAGGCGCTGCATCTTGCCGGGCGGGACGAAGAAGCGCGCACATTGTTCGACACCATGTTAAGCCACACGACCGGGTCCGGCCTTTTGTCAGAGGACCTCGATTATGAAACAGGAGAGCTGTGGGGGAATTTCCCGCAAACCTACTCGCTTGTTGGTGTGATCAATTGCGCCGGTCTATTGTCCAAACCGTGGAGTGAAGTGCGATAA